Below is a window of Clostridiales bacterium DNA.
TGGAAAATTCTGATGATAAATTGGGCCCGGTTGACGTATCTAAAGGTCTGAGTGCGTATTATTATTTTGTTATCCGTGCTGCAGGTGTGCTTAAGTCCAAACTGATCCGAAATATCTGATTCGTACCTCAGGATGTATTGACTACGAATGGTAAAAGGGAGAACAAATATGAGTTCATTTAACGGAGCCACACTAATGATCACCGGCGGTACCGGTTCTTTTGGACATACCGTCCTCAAACACTTTCTGACCTCCGACATCGGTCAGATCCGGATCTTCTCCCGGGATGAGAAAAAGCAGGATGACATGCGCCATGAACTGCAGGCCAGATTTCCGGAATATGCTTCCAAGGTGAAGTTCTATGTAGGAGATGTCCGGGATCCGCGCTCTGTTGCGGATGCCATGCCCGGCGTGGATTACATCTTCCATGCTGCGGCCCTGAAGCAGGTGCCGTCCTGTGAATTTTTCCCGATGCAGGCGGTGAAGACCAATGTGGAAGGAACGGACAACGTCCTGCATGCGGCGATTGATGCCGGTGTAAAACGGGTTGTTTGCCTTTCTACCGATAAAGCAGCATACCCGATTAATGCCATGGGCATTTCCAAAGCCATGATGGAACACGTGATTACCGCCAATGCCCGTGTGGCCGCGGAACGCGGCGGCACGGTGATCTGCTGCACACGGTACGGAAACGTCATGTGCTCCCGCGGCTCTGTAATTCCGCTCTTTATTGACCAGATCAAGGCCGGCAATCCGATTACTATCACAAATCCTGCCATGACCCGGTTCCTGATGAACCTGGATGAAGCGGTGGAACTGGTGCGGTTTGCCTTTGAACATGCGAATCCCGGAGACCTGTTCATCCAGAAGGCAGACGCTTCCACAATCGGAGACCTGGCCAAGGGCGTACAGCGGCTCTTCGGCGATACGGGCACCAACATCATCGGTACCCGCCATGGTGAGAAACTGTACGAGACGCTGATGACCCGTGAGGAACGGCTCCGCTCTGAAGAT
It encodes the following:
- a CDS encoding polysaccharide biosynthesis protein, whose translation is MSSFNGATLMITGGTGSFGHTVLKHFLTSDIGQIRIFSRDEKKQDDMRHELQARFPEYASKVKFYVGDVRDPRSVADAMPGVDYIFHAAALKQVPSCEFFPMQAVKTNVEGTDNVLHAAIDAGVKRVVCLSTDKAAYPINAMGISKAMMEHVITANARVAAERGGTVICCTRYGNVMCSRGSVIPLFIDQIKAGNPITITNPAMTRFLMNLDEAVELVRFAFEHANPGDLFIQKADASTIGDLAKGVQRLFGDTGTNIIGTRHGEKLYETLMTREERLRSEDMGNYFRVAADNRDLNYDKYFVKGEVVTEADDSYTSHNTKLLDVDGVVEKILTTDYVKEALENK